One window of Nostoc sp. C052 genomic DNA carries:
- a CDS encoding ABC transporter ATP-binding protein, protein MNYLRLNNITKRFGSFIANDNINLSVASGSIHAILGENGAGKSTLMNIISGLYQPDAGEIYLQEKPIKITSPNEAIKLGIGMIHQHFMLVPKLTVTENIILGMEKTWRLNLEDKQQEIAALSQAYGLKIDPTAKVENLSVGAQQRVEILKVLYRRAKLLILDEPTAVLTPPEVESLIAILRQLAAAGNTIIFISHKLKEVMHLCDSVTVLRQGKVVGTTSTEAATPQQLATLMVGREVALQLNKSPTLPGEIILSVQNLQVADERNILAVKNVSFELRAGEILGIAGVDGNGQRELADAIALVRTIKQGKIDFTPKHSSVGYIPEDRQTMGLVLQFSIAQNLILKAFKYLPFCRRFLLQQEAIANRAQAAMQEFDIRANGIDIKVSQLSGGNQQKVVLARELAQTPALIIAMQPTRGLDVGATLAVQSRILTERDRGAAILYISTELEEVMAMSDRIAVIYRGEFVAILDAATAKVEEIGLLMAGGFS, encoded by the coding sequence ATGAACTATTTACGCTTAAACAATATTACCAAACGCTTTGGGTCTTTTATCGCTAACGACAATATCAATCTCTCTGTCGCATCTGGAAGCATTCATGCAATACTAGGCGAAAATGGCGCAGGTAAGAGTACTTTAATGAATATCATTAGTGGACTCTATCAACCTGATGCTGGTGAGATTTATCTCCAAGAAAAACCAATAAAAATCACCTCACCAAATGAAGCAATTAAATTAGGTATTGGCATGATTCACCAACATTTTATGCTTGTGCCAAAACTTACTGTCACAGAAAATATCATCTTAGGGATGGAGAAAACTTGGCGGCTAAATCTAGAAGATAAACAGCAAGAAATCGCCGCCTTATCCCAAGCTTATGGATTAAAAATTGACCCCACTGCTAAAGTTGAAAATTTATCTGTTGGGGCACAACAACGGGTAGAAATTCTCAAAGTTCTCTACCGTCGAGCAAAGTTGTTGATTCTTGATGAACCTACAGCAGTTTTGACACCGCCAGAAGTAGAATCATTAATTGCTATCTTGCGACAATTGGCAGCAGCAGGTAACACAATAATTTTTATCAGTCATAAATTAAAAGAAGTAATGCATCTCTGTGATTCCGTCACAGTTTTGCGCCAGGGAAAGGTAGTAGGAACAACATCAACTGAAGCGGCGACACCTCAGCAGTTAGCAACATTAATGGTAGGACGAGAAGTAGCTTTGCAGTTAAATAAAAGTCCGACGTTACCAGGAGAAATCATTCTGTCGGTGCAAAATTTGCAAGTTGCTGACGAAAGAAATATTCTTGCTGTAAAGAATGTATCTTTTGAACTGCGGGCAGGAGAAATTTTAGGAATTGCTGGTGTCGATGGCAATGGACAGCGAGAATTAGCTGATGCCATCGCTCTTGTGCGGACTATTAAGCAGGGTAAAATTGATTTTACGCCCAAGCATTCCTCAGTGGGCTACATCCCAGAAGATAGGCAGACAATGGGATTGGTGTTGCAATTTAGCATCGCCCAAAATTTGATTTTAAAAGCTTTTAAATATCTACCATTTTGTCGCCGTTTTTTGTTACAACAAGAAGCGATCGCTAATCGTGCCCAAGCTGCAATGCAAGAGTTTGACATTCGGGCCAATGGGATTGATATCAAGGTAAGTCAGCTTTCGGGAGGTAATCAACAAAAAGTGGTGTTAGCGCGAGAACTGGCGCAAACACCAGCTTTAATTATCGCTATGCAACCTACAAGGGGGTTAGATGTAGGCGCGACATTAGCCGTCCAGTCTCGAATATTAACAGAACGCGATCGCGGTGCCGCAATTTTGTATATTTCTACTGAGTTAGAAGAAGTGATGGCAATGAGCGATCGCATTGCTGTAATCTACAGAGGTGAGTTTGTGGCTATTTTGGATGCAGCCACGGCGAAGGTAGAAGAAATTGGTTTGTTGATGGCTGGGGGATTTTCTTGA
- a CDS encoding BMP family protein: MTTNFSRREFILLGSAGFSTSLLLQACSNKPTTPTATTTGGAEGFKIAIALPGTITDKGWNQSGYEGINLAKQKLGAKTAYVEKVAQADQTEVLTDFARKGYNLIFAHGGQFDAAIEQVASQFPNTFFVGVNGNLKAENIASLRIDHLQASYLCGIIGASITKSNKLAYIAGEKFPATEGELRGFELGAKSVKPNIQITSTFTGDWNDVSKAKEATLALISSGADVIYQWLDNASAAVLQTAGEKGVYAFGNTKDQLDVAPKAVLTSAVKRLDLAIAYLAELAKQKQIKGQIYTIGLERTDILFLGKFGTVIPEAVKQKVLNAKQEIVNKKIVFEDCKEAGKDTRCLKKATT; encoded by the coding sequence ATGACAACAAACTTTAGTCGGCGTGAATTTATCTTGCTTGGTTCAGCAGGGTTTAGTACCAGCTTACTGCTGCAAGCTTGCAGTAATAAGCCGACGACACCAACAGCGACAACAACGGGTGGTGCTGAAGGGTTTAAAATAGCGATCGCTCTCCCTGGTACGATTACCGATAAAGGCTGGAATCAATCTGGTTATGAAGGAATCAATCTAGCAAAACAAAAGCTAGGTGCAAAAACCGCCTATGTCGAAAAAGTAGCACAAGCAGATCAAACGGAAGTATTAACAGATTTTGCTCGTAAAGGTTACAATCTCATCTTCGCGCATGGCGGACAATTTGATGCCGCAATTGAACAAGTCGCTTCACAGTTCCCCAACACATTTTTTGTCGGAGTAAATGGTAATCTCAAGGCTGAGAATATTGCTTCTTTACGAATAGATCACTTACAAGCTAGTTATTTGTGTGGCATTATCGGTGCTTCTATTACTAAATCTAATAAATTAGCTTATATTGCCGGCGAGAAATTTCCCGCTACCGAGGGAGAACTGCGGGGATTTGAATTAGGAGCAAAGTCTGTTAAACCAAATATCCAAATTACCTCTACTTTTACAGGTGATTGGAATGATGTTTCCAAAGCTAAAGAAGCGACTCTGGCATTAATTTCTTCTGGTGCTGATGTCATCTATCAATGGTTAGATAATGCTTCAGCCGCAGTTTTACAAACAGCAGGTGAAAAAGGAGTATACGCTTTTGGCAACACCAAGGATCAATTAGATGTTGCACCAAAAGCTGTTTTAACCAGCGCTGTCAAACGCTTAGATTTAGCCATTGCTTACCTAGCAGAATTAGCTAAACAAAAACAAATCAAAGGACAAATATATACAATCGGCCTAGAAAGAACAGATATCTTATTTTTAGGAAAATTTGGAACTGTCATACCGGAAGCAGTAAAACAAAAGGTATTGAATGCAAAGCAAGAGATTGTTAATAAAAAAATCGTTTTTGAAGACTGCAAAGAGGCTGGTAAGGATACGCGCTGCTTGAAGAAAGCAACAACATAG
- a CDS encoding NB-ARC domain-containing protein yields the protein MPRTTYGPQIQKRVKRLLEALLCFVDGEFEDGNFKIESDWKEADSANPKLTVQTTLVVLELLTQKDKYPGKLTKAQIREALNLLKNFLKILEDNRLQTQGSDDWRFTLKLWSKDREKNLKGFDEAWEKNRPKKSKKLAANSTQDEGVATVPQTKLTLFQAPPLPTYFVERPEYSDDLKTRLLNDSSSDSRTLVITAIHGLGSVGKSTLAAALAHNAEIQSRFCDGILWATLGQEPNVLALLSGWVQALGDYSFKPTSVEATSSHLRTLLYDKAVLLVVDDAWNTEDAQAFNFGGARCQVLVTTREGHIADALAANTYSLDIMKPDQAMELLTKKLRREITGTERHSAENLAKGVGYLPLALELAAAEVACGTTWDQLLTDIQQEVARLTSFDRPEAEEITDEASLKRLSLTASLNLSVKRMPPEKQQHFSWLGVLPEDVNINKMMAATLWQMDKRDAAKMLQYLRNKALLLTGLPLADGMPTYRLHDLFHDLACNLLTAPSEPKRPGDLAGLGLNLADVHAAFLKKYRQKTQNGLWHTLLDDGYIHQYLVWHLEKAGQIEEIHQLLREESATRKNGWYEAREKLAQTAGYITDISRAWELAEANRTESTLSLQCRYALITASMNSLAANLPANLLVALVKNKMWTPEQGLAYALQKPEPEEKVNSLAELVNYLPPNFQELALQKAFAAARAIQSENSRANALSALADKLPPELLPEALAAARAIQNEYFRANALSALADKLPELLPEALAAARAIQNEYFRANALSALADKLPDILPEALAAARAIQDEDYRAYALSALADKLPPELLPQALAAARAIQDEYYCAYVLSALADKLPELLPEAIAAVRAQSEYYRANALSALADKIPPELFPEALAAARAIQSEYYRANALSALTDKLPELFPEALATARAIQSEDYRAKTLSALADKLPPELLPEALAAARAIQSEDYRAKTLSILADKLPELLPETLAAARAIQDEDYRAKTLSILADKLPELLPETLAAAKAIQYEDSRTDALSALADKLPPELLPEALAAARAIQSEDYRANALSALADKLPELFPEALAAARAIQSEDYRANALSALADKLPELFPEALAAARAIQSEYYRAKTLSALADKLPPELFPEALAAARAIQSEYYRANALSALTDKLPELFPEALATARAIQSEDYRAKTLSALADKLPPELFPEALAAVRAQHEYYRAQALSVLADKVPPELLPETLAAARAIQSEDYRAKTLSALADKLPPELLPEALAAARAIQSKNSRAKALSTLADKLPELLPEALAAARAIKSEYSRASALSVLADKLPELLPEALATVKAIQDENYRTNALSALADKLPPELLPEALAAAKAIQSEDYRANALSALAKKLPPKLLPEALAAAKAIQDEYSRANTLSALASGLSQMPVAELFSLWRDTLHQVSLRTRPNLLQNINALFPVIFALGGEAATAEIARAIVDVARWWK from the coding sequence ATGCCACGAACTACCTATGGGCCTCAGATTCAAAAGCGAGTCAAGCGTCTGCTGGAGGCGTTGCTTTGTTTTGTCGATGGAGAATTTGAGGATGGTAACTTTAAAATTGAGTCCGACTGGAAAGAAGCAGACAGCGCTAACCCCAAGCTGACTGTGCAGACTACGTTAGTCGTGTTGGAGTTGCTGACGCAAAAAGATAAATATCCTGGCAAGTTAACTAAAGCGCAAATTCGAGAAGCGCTGAATTTGCTGAAGAATTTTTTGAAGATTCTGGAAGATAACCGTCTCCAAACTCAAGGTTCTGATGACTGGCGCTTTACTTTAAAGCTATGGTCAAAGGATAGAGAGAAGAACCTGAAAGGGTTTGATGAAGCGTGGGAAAAGAATAGACCAAAGAAATCGAAAAAATTAGCAGCCAATTCCACCCAAGATGAGGGTGTTGCTACTGTACCCCAAACTAAACTTACTCTATTTCAAGCGCCACCCTTACCCACATACTTTGTAGAACGCCCAGAGTACAGCGATGATTTAAAGACTCGTCTTTTAAATGATTCATCGTCTGATAGTCGCACTTTGGTAATTACTGCGATTCACGGTTTGGGTTCGGTGGGCAAATCTACTTTAGCTGCGGCTTTAGCCCATAATGCAGAAATACAATCTCGTTTTTGTGATGGCATTCTTTGGGCAACATTAGGTCAAGAACCCAATGTGCTGGCTTTACTTAGTGGCTGGGTGCAAGCATTAGGAGACTATAGCTTTAAACCTACCAGTGTTGAAGCAACTTCCTCGCATTTGCGGACTCTGCTTTATGACAAGGCTGTGTTGCTGGTGGTGGATGATGCTTGGAATACCGAAGATGCACAAGCATTTAATTTTGGTGGGGCGCGTTGTCAAGTTTTAGTAACTACTCGTGAAGGTCACATTGCCGATGCCTTAGCAGCCAACACCTACAGCCTGGATATAATGAAACCAGACCAGGCAATGGAATTGCTGACGAAGAAATTAAGACGCGAGATTACAGGCACAGAACGTCACTCAGCAGAAAATTTAGCCAAAGGTGTTGGTTATCTTCCCCTAGCATTGGAACTTGCAGCCGCCGAAGTTGCCTGTGGTACAACTTGGGATCAACTGTTGACGGATATTCAGCAAGAAGTAGCCAGATTAACAAGTTTTGACCGACCGGAAGCTGAAGAAATTACTGATGAGGCTAGTTTAAAACGCCTGAGTTTAACGGCATCATTAAATTTGAGTGTCAAGAGAATGCCACCAGAAAAGCAGCAGCATTTCTCTTGGTTAGGGGTATTGCCGGAGGATGTCAACATTAATAAGATGATGGCGGCAACGCTGTGGCAGATGGATAAGCGTGATGCTGCCAAGATGTTGCAATATTTACGGAATAAAGCATTGCTATTAACAGGATTACCGCTTGCTGATGGTATGCCTACCTATCGTTTACATGACTTATTCCACGATTTAGCTTGTAATTTGTTAACTGCTCCCTCTGAGCCAAAGCGCCCAGGAGATTTGGCTGGGTTGGGTTTAAACCTTGCTGATGTTCACGCTGCTTTTTTAAAGAAGTATCGGCAGAAAACCCAGAATGGTTTATGGCATACTTTACTCGATGATGGTTACATTCATCAGTATTTAGTTTGGCATTTAGAGAAGGCTGGACAAATAGAAGAGATTCACCAGTTATTGCGGGAGGAGTCTGCAACTAGAAAGAATGGCTGGTATGAAGCGCGAGAAAAATTAGCACAAACTGCCGGTTACATCACAGATATTTCTCGTGCCTGGGAACTAGCAGAAGCGAATCGGACTGAATCAACACTAAGCTTGCAGTGTCGTTATGCTTTGATTACTGCATCGATGAATAGTTTGGCAGCTAATCTACCAGCAAATCTGCTGGTAGCGTTGGTCAAAAACAAGATGTGGACTCCCGAACAAGGACTAGCTTATGCCCTGCAAAAACCAGAACCAGAGGAGAAAGTCAATTCGTTGGCAGAACTAGTCAATTATTTGCCACCAAATTTTCAAGAATTAGCACTGCAAAAAGCCTTTGCTGCTGCCAGGGCGATTCAATCTGAGAATTCTCGTGCGAATGCCTTGAGTGCCTTAGCTGACAAACTACCGCCAGAGTTATTGCCAGAAGCTCTTGCTGCTGCCAGAGCTATTCAGAATGAGTATTTTCGTGCAAATGCCTTGAGTGCCTTAGCTGACAAACTGCCAGAATTATTGCCAGAAGCCCTTGCTGCTGCCAGGGCTATTCAGAATGAGTATTTTCGTGCGAATGCCTTGAGTGCCTTAGCTGATAAACTGCCAGATATATTACCAGAAGCCCTTGCTGCTGCCAGGGCTATTCAGGATGAGGATTATCGTGCCTATGCCTTGAGTGCCTTAGCTGACAAACTACCGCCAGAGTTATTGCCACAAGCCCTTGCTGCTGCCAGGGCTATTCAGGATGAGTATTATTGTGCCTATGTCTTAAGTGCCTTAGCTGACAAACTACCAGAGTTATTGCCAGAAGCCATTGCTGCTGTCAGGGCGCAGTCTGAGTATTATCGTGCCAATGCCTTGAGTGCCTTAGCTGACAAAATACCGCCAGAGTTATTCCCAGAAGCGCTTGCTGCTGCCAGGGCGATTCAGTCTGAGTATTATCGTGCCAATGCCTTGAGTGCCTTAACTGACAAACTGCCAGAGTTATTCCCAGAAGCCCTTGCTACTGCCAGGGCGATTCAGTCTGAGGATTATCGTGCCAAAACCTTGAGTGCCTTAGCTGACAAACTACCGCCAGAGTTATTGCCAGAAGCCCTTGCTGCTGCCAGGGCGATTCAGTCTGAGGATTATCGTGCCAAAACCTTAAGTATCTTAGCTGACAAACTGCCAGAGTTATTGCCAGAAACCCTTGCTGCTGCCAGGGCTATTCAGGATGAGGATTATCGTGCCAAAACCTTGAGTATCTTAGCTGACAAACTGCCAGAGTTATTGCCAGAAACTCTTGCTGCTGCCAAGGCTATTCAGTATGAGGATTCTCGTACCGATGCCTTGAGTGCCTTAGCTGACAAACTACCGCCAGAGCTATTGCCAGAAGCCCTTGCTGCTGCCAGGGCTATTCAGTCTGAGGATTATCGTGCCAATGCCTTGAGTGCCTTAGCTGACAAACTGCCAGAGTTATTCCCAGAAGCCCTTGCTGCTGCCAGGGCTATTCAGTCTGAGGATTATCGTGCCAATGCCTTGAGTGCCTTAGCTGACAAACTGCCAGAGTTATTCCCAGAAGCCCTTGCTGCTGCCAGGGCTATTCAGTCTGAGTATTATCGTGCTAAAACCTTGAGTGCCTTAGCTGACAAACTACCGCCAGAGTTATTCCCAGAAGCGCTTGCTGCTGCCAGGGCGATTCAGTCTGAGTATTATCGTGCCAATGCCTTGAGTGCCTTAACTGACAAACTGCCAGAGTTATTCCCAGAAGCCCTTGCTACTGCCAGGGCGATTCAGTCTGAGGATTATCGTGCCAAAACCTTGAGTGCCTTAGCTGACAAACTACCGCCAGAATTATTCCCAGAAGCCCTTGCTGCTGTCAGGGCGCAGCATGAGTATTATCGTGCCCAAGCCTTAAGTGTCTTAGCTGACAAAGTACCGCCAGAGTTATTGCCAGAAACTCTTGCTGCTGCCAGGGCGATTCAGTCTGAGGATTATCGTGCCAAAACCTTGAGTGCCTTAGCTGACAAACTACCGCCAGAGTTATTGCCAGAAGCTCTTGCTGCTGCCAGGGCTATTCAGTCTAAGAATTCTCGTGCCAAAGCCTTGAGTACCTTAGCTGACAAACTGCCAGAGTTATTGCCAGAAGCTCTTGCTGCTGCCAGGGCGATTAAGTCTGAGTATTCTCGTGCCAGTGCCTTGAGTGTCTTAGCTGACAAACTGCCAGAGTTATTGCCAGAAGCTCTTGCTACTGTCAAAGCGATTCAGGATGAGAATTATCGTACCAATGCCTTGAGTGCCTTAGCTGACAAACTGCCACCAGAGTTATTGCCAGAAGCCCTTGCTGCTGCCAAAGCGATTCAGTCTGAGGATTATCGTGCCAATGCCTTGAGTGCCTTAGCGAAAAAACTGCCACCAAAGTTATTGCCAGAAGCCCTTGCTGCTGCCAAGGCGATTCAGGATGAGTATTCTCGTGCCAATACCTTGAGTGCCTTAGCTTCTGGTTTGTCGCAAATGCCAGTTGCCGAACTTTTCTCCCTTTGGCGAGATACACTTCATCAAGTCTCTCTTCGTACTCGCCCTAATTTGTTGCAAAATATCAACGCATTATTTCCAGTTATCTTTGCATTAGGTGGTGAAGCAGCAACCGCAGAAATTGCCCGCGCTATTGTGGATGTAGCGCGATGGTGGAAATAA
- a CDS encoding ABC-F family ATP-binding cassette domain-containing protein yields the protein MSIITLQSVKKDFGIKEILKDASFSIDATDKVGLIGTNGSGKSTLLKMIAGLESIDSGQILINSGSKIIYLPQQPDLDENHTVLEQVFADSGEHIALVREYEELTDKLVHYPDDSQLMSRLSVVMQQMDTNDAWELETNAKIILTKLGISDFDAKIGTLSGGYRKRIALASALLSEPDVLLMDEPTNHLDALSVEWLQSYLNRYRGALFLITHDRYFLDRVTNRIIEIDRGDIYTYSGNYSYYLEKKALAEESAVSSQRKHQGLLRRELEWLKKGPKARSTKQKARIDRAHALRDTEFKQVQGKVDISTVGRRIGKKVIELNNVSKAYNGRTLINNFTYEFSPEDRIGIIGANGAGKSTLMDIITGQIQPDSGVAEIGTTIHIGYFDQHSEELLTALNENQRVIDYIKEEGEFIKITDGTQISASQMLERFLFPGNQQYAPISKLSGGEKRRLFLLRVLMGAPNVLILDEPTNDLDVQTLAVLEDYLEDFVGCVIVVSHDRYFLDRTIDTVFSFEEGGNLRQYPGNYSIYLDYKKAEEAQQQAANAKEKPKNVEVQNGAVSPKDVENTKRRRLSNWEKKEFEQLEGKIAELEAEKAETEKTLANVSPGNYSQVQKLYDHVEKLKHAIDVATERWLELAEMES from the coding sequence ATGAGTATTATTACACTACAATCAGTCAAAAAAGACTTTGGTATCAAGGAGATTTTAAAAGATGCTAGCTTTAGCATCGATGCTACCGATAAAGTTGGTTTAATTGGTACTAACGGTTCTGGTAAATCAACTCTATTAAAAATGATTGCTGGTTTAGAATCCATTGATAGCGGGCAAATTTTAATCAACTCCGGTTCTAAAATTATCTACTTACCCCAGCAGCCAGATTTAGATGAGAATCACACAGTTTTAGAGCAAGTTTTCGCCGATAGTGGCGAACATATTGCTTTGGTGCGTGAGTATGAAGAACTCACAGATAAATTGGTTCACTATCCAGATGATAGTCAATTGATGTCTCGTCTTTCTGTGGTGATGCAGCAGATGGATACGAATGATGCTTGGGAATTAGAAACTAATGCCAAAATTATCCTGACAAAATTAGGAATCTCTGACTTTGATGCCAAGATAGGCACTTTATCTGGAGGTTATCGCAAGCGCATTGCTTTAGCATCAGCTTTGTTATCAGAACCCGATGTTTTGCTGATGGATGAGCCGACAAACCATCTTGATGCTCTTTCTGTAGAATGGTTACAAAGTTATTTAAATCGCTATCGCGGCGCATTGTTTTTGATTACTCACGATCGCTACTTTCTAGATCGCGTTACCAATCGGATTATTGAAATCGACCGAGGCGACATTTACACCTATTCAGGTAATTACTCATACTACCTCGAAAAGAAAGCTTTGGCTGAAGAATCTGCCGTCAGTAGTCAACGGAAACACCAAGGCTTGTTACGGCGCGAGTTAGAATGGCTCAAAAAAGGGCCGAAAGCCAGAAGTACTAAGCAAAAAGCGAGAATTGACCGCGCTCACGCTCTGCGGGATACTGAATTTAAACAAGTTCAGGGTAAAGTAGATATTTCGACAGTTGGTCGTCGCATTGGCAAAAAGGTTATTGAATTAAATAACGTTTCCAAAGCCTATAATGGGCGCACCCTAATTAATAATTTTACCTACGAATTTAGTCCAGAAGACCGCATCGGCATCATCGGCGCTAACGGTGCTGGTAAATCCACTTTAATGGATATTATTACTGGTCAGATTCAGCCAGATTCAGGTGTTGCAGAAATTGGGACTACGATTCACATCGGTTATTTTGACCAACATTCGGAAGAATTGCTCACAGCATTGAATGAAAATCAGCGCGTGATTGACTACATCAAAGAAGAAGGAGAATTTATCAAAATTACCGATGGTACTCAAATTAGTGCTTCGCAAATGTTGGAGCGGTTTTTGTTTCCTGGTAATCAACAATATGCCCCAATTAGTAAACTTTCTGGTGGTGAAAAACGCCGTTTATTTCTGTTGCGGGTTTTGATGGGTGCGCCCAATGTCTTGATTTTAGATGAACCGACAAACGATTTAGATGTGCAGACATTGGCAGTACTAGAAGATTATTTGGAAGATTTTGTTGGATGTGTAATTGTAGTTTCTCACGATCGCTACTTTCTTGATCGCACCATCGACACAGTATTTTCCTTTGAGGAAGGCGGTAATCTGAGGCAATATCCAGGTAATTACTCGATTTATCTGGACTATAAGAAGGCTGAAGAGGCGCAGCAACAGGCTGCGAACGCTAAGGAGAAGCCGAAAAATGTCGAAGTCCAAAATGGTGCGGTTTCACCCAAGGATGTAGAGAATACCAAGCGGCGGAGATTATCCAATTGGGAGAAAAAAGAATTTGAGCAGTTGGAAGGTAAAATTGCCGAGTTAGAGGCTGAGAAAGCAGAAACCGAGAAAACACTGGCGAATGTCTCACCGGGTAATTATAGCCAAGTGCAGAAATTGTATGATCATGTAGAAAAGCTCAAGCACGCGATCGATGTAGCGACTGAACGCTGGTTAGAATTGGCAGAGATGGAATCTTGA
- a CDS encoding DUF1824 family protein, producing the protein MSTPNRHNLTAEEAKKLLNKFNCLDIAPILDSSEKVVIRNALILLTQLADYQILGICADTAEEGILAMKTYSLALGYEPPDNLLTPEGPVYIKLNGKNGLCYLDSYSGHHRGVLVSCQSYHEDGINEMYGHLPLDLFV; encoded by the coding sequence ATGTCAACCCCCAATCGTCACAATCTCACCGCCGAAGAAGCGAAAAAATTACTGAACAAATTCAATTGTCTAGATATTGCTCCTATCCTCGACTCATCAGAAAAAGTAGTAATTCGTAATGCCTTAATTTTGCTCACCCAGCTTGCTGATTACCAAATTTTAGGAATTTGTGCTGATACAGCAGAAGAAGGAATATTGGCAATGAAAACCTATTCTCTGGCTTTGGGTTATGAACCACCAGATAATTTACTTACACCGGAAGGCCCAGTTTATATCAAATTAAATGGTAAAAATGGTCTGTGTTATCTTGATTCATACTCTGGACATCATCGTGGTGTATTAGTATCTTGCCAGTCTTACCACGAAGATGGAATCAACGAAATGTATGGACATCTACCCTTGGATTTATTTGTATAG
- a CDS encoding prohibitin family protein, producing MKNQQFGNWQTTVLGIVLAILVIIGLNSFIIINPGQAGVISILGKARDGALLEGIHLKPPFITVIDVYDLTVQKFEVPAESSTKDLQNLSARFAINFRLDPIQVVEVRRKQGTLENIVSKIIAPQTQEAFKIAAARRTVEEAITKRSELKEDFDQALGDRLDKYGIIVLDTSVVDLAFSPEFAKAVEEKQIAEQRAQRAVYVAREAEQEAQADVNRAKGRAEAQRLLAETLKAQGGQLVLQKEAIEAWRSGGAQMPKVLVMGGDSKSGVPFIFNLGNVQNQP from the coding sequence TTGAAAAATCAGCAATTTGGTAATTGGCAAACCACAGTTTTAGGAATTGTGTTAGCAATACTAGTGATTATCGGGCTAAATTCCTTTATCATTATTAACCCAGGACAAGCAGGAGTAATCAGCATCTTGGGTAAAGCGAGAGATGGTGCTTTATTAGAAGGTATTCACCTGAAACCGCCTTTTATCACTGTGATAGATGTGTATGATTTAACAGTGCAAAAATTTGAAGTTCCAGCGGAGAGTTCTACTAAAGATTTGCAAAATTTATCTGCGAGATTTGCGATTAACTTTCGCCTCGATCCTATACAAGTAGTTGAAGTTAGAAGAAAACAAGGAACATTAGAAAATATCGTCTCAAAAATCATTGCCCCTCAGACACAAGAAGCATTTAAAATTGCCGCCGCAAGAAGAACAGTAGAAGAAGCGATTACGAAACGAAGTGAATTGAAAGAAGACTTCGATCAAGCCTTAGGCGATCGCTTAGACAAATATGGGATAATTGTGTTAGATACTAGCGTAGTTGATTTAGCATTCTCGCCAGAATTTGCCAAAGCAGTTGAAGAAAAACAAATTGCTGAACAGCGGGCGCAAAGAGCCGTTTATGTAGCACGTGAAGCCGAACAAGAAGCACAAGCAGATGTGAATCGCGCTAAAGGTAGAGCAGAAGCTCAAAGACTCTTAGCAGAAACACTCAAAGCCCAAGGAGGACAGTTAGTTCTACAAAAAGAAGCAATTGAAGCTTGGAGAAGTGGCGGCGCTCAGATGCCGAAAGTCCTCGTTATGGGTGGTGACTCCAAAAGCGGCGTTCCCTTCATATTCAATCTTGGGAATGTTCAAAATCAACCTTAA